In Phyllopteryx taeniolatus isolate TA_2022b chromosome 6, UOR_Ptae_1.2, whole genome shotgun sequence, one genomic interval encodes:
- the tnxba gene encoding serine-rich adhesin for platelets codes for MLFTLGFLLLLTPLSLQTPTNQNRNSTGNDLTKSNGAFTVSKPKTSIAPAKLTSRSTLNLNNISETALPTPLPNQKPSTINATGSTRSKPRPAANSTTVSPPLKTSTASGSVIKKDKHTVSVNQTGLAKSARASVAKVTKDNPGPTGALNDESAPTRSASVNGTKTTKDKLQASVNQTASEKSLLASNGKIAKVKPGPTVVQNAQSTSTKSASGTKTTKNKFTASVNQTLVVKSPSTGEVKNSKEKPAPTVQTPLLNLAKASTTSSSAAFKEKAMGSDNQTVEVKDLKNSKVKPTPTIQTATHAKAIAANATAAVKPRTTTSGNPTVVVKSPSTGDLKNSKNKPALTDQNVAGGSAAVKDRALPSAHQATVKKAASDTKVKPAPAQQIKVVIANDCESNNTKEHEVSLKPGTPLVMTHKISLMPGGCAGGCEAEMAEMKRRLARLEREMSLLKDKCPCSANCPNDCSGNGECQKGKCICQEGFTGPDCRNCAQGAECNKKEAKGIIKVKVDTEAQKVNKERTTIRENIQERTKTVEQVQLEKNDQKKGTDAKESDTKSKLPTTAKLGLSKAQINLGASENKIRIKGSTKTTGPTVGQILLKHDGTNQEEPRKGKTMVFGAKKTEFKLVKEGTMVKTYSKSDHLKDEPQANITQNDVTNLNGTAKFATILTRIKATNKTLAGKDSREQSTLIEKNSTQPSGSKQIKKLKVDTVTVHSVDGNTGKQTGTANVPSVEDINTDATKTGQGRYPITDVKTGNTSTSVVSVDDRKSDASKTGKGRDTATGHSVDGKSGKGGDTITLHSVDGKTGQGRHTASAHSVDSRNRDASKTGKGKDTIKVHSADAKTEQGRHTTTFQAVEDRNADASKTGKWRTTKTLHSIDGKIVQDSNTTTVHYVDGKAEQGRHTTTVNSADRKTEQGRHTTTVHYVDDRNTDVSKTGKGRDTVAEHSVGGKTGQGRGTGQGRGTVHSANGRTAQGRHTTTVHSVDGKAEQGRHSTNVHTADGKNEQGRHTTIVHSVDDRNTDASKIAKGSDTIVHSVDGKTGKNIDIITRHTVGGKTVKGRGTVHSVDGRTAQGRHTTAVHSVDGKIDQGKHTATMHSVDSRNTDGNKTGQGRNTITVHSVDAKTGKGKDISTVHSINNTDASKKGKGTVTLKSQYLVNASVAATSDKARVSQSQTTTHGGSIKTATRTGGLGSVKVVNISSHSFIISWSAPQGMFKKFTVIRREPQTEGDEEEYQDFEEEAFETDNIHAEKKTMEVQVHKESTSSSSKVVASRSQAETKRIMLVVPGSVRSVEFSNLRTNTRYVLDIYGTTDDRRSKIHRVIATTGPEPATDMLFSNITETSLMVSWSKPKTTITGYTITYTRIVTGETHSVNLDSQKTHVVLSKLSAGSSYIITVTTTQGRLQSDALVSIITTVPAAPTHLQAINVTDTRAVLQWTPSMGKVDRFIISYESSKTPNVTVTVMVSGNSVEHQLRGLQRGTVYTVKVLSQKDSLQSAAITTSFNTANVVKASEVGPRSALIVWRISTVVYHTYRLTYQVVGEEAKELILEPIITEYKLTGLLPMSRYNVLVEGERDGHYTSIVTTEFITGRLRFPYPTECSQELLNGALQSGEVDIYPQGKEGQVFRVYCDMEADGGGWTVFQRRMSGKTDFYRTWSEYRAGFGNLSEEFWLGNEILHNLTSIGPVSLRVDLQSRNETAYAHYANFSIDSEENNFALMVSGYTGTAGDSMRYHNDRPFSTRDKDPDSLGIHCSRAYMGGWWYKNCYKANLNGLYGINTNNQGVVWIDWKGKDSSIPLTEMKFRPSRFSPATHG; via the exons TTAGCTAAATCTGCAAGAGCCAGCGTAGCGAAGGTTACAAAGGACAATCCTGGACCCACTGGAGCCTTGAATGATGAGTCAGCACCCACAAGGTCAGCATCAGTCAATGGCACCAAAACCACTAAAGATAAACTCCAAGCTTCTGTCAATCAGACTGCTTCTGAGAAATCTCTTTTGGCCAGCAATGGGAAGATTGCCAAAGTCAAGCCAGGCCCCACCGTAGTTCAAAATGCTCAGTCAACATCCACAAAGTCAGCTAGCggcaccaaaaccaccaaaaacAAGTTCACAGCCTCTGTCAATCAGACTCTTGTTGTGAAATCTCCCTCCACCGGAGAAGTGAAGAACTCGAAAGAAAAGCCTGCCCCCACAGTCCAGACTCCTCTCTTAAATCTAGCAAAGGCTTCTACAACCAGCAGTTCAGCAGCTTTCAAAGAGAAGGCCATGGGCTCTGATAATCAGACTGTAGAAGTCAAAGATTTGAAAAACTCCAAAGTTAAACCAACTCCCACAATCCAAACTGCCACACATGCAAAGGCCATTGCAGCCAATGCCACAGCAGCTGTAAAACCCAGGACAACAACCTCTGGTAATCCTACTGTTGTGGTCAAATCTCCCTCTACTGGCGATCTGAAGAACTCAAAAAACAAACCTGCGCTCACAGATCAAAATGTAGCTGGTGGTTCTGCTGCTGTTAAAGATAGGGCCCTACCCTCTGCACATCAGGCAACTGTAAAAAAGGCTGCCAGTGACACCAAAGTAAAGCCTGCCCCTGCACAGCAAATCAAGGTGGTCATTGCTAATGACTGCGAGTCAAACAACACCAAAGAGCACGAAGTGAGCCTAAAACCTGGTACTCCGCTGGTCATGACACATAAGATCAGTTTGATGCCCGGTGGCTGTGCTGGCGGCTGTGAGGCTGAGATGGCTGAGATGAAAAGACGCTTGGCCAGGCTGGAGAGAGAGATGTCCTTGCTGAAGGACAAAT GTCCATGTTCTGCAAATTGCCCAAATGATTGTAGTGGCAATGGAGAATGTCAAAAAGGAAAATGCATCTGCCAAGAAGGATTCACGGGTCCAGACTGCCGTAACTGTGCCCAAGGAGCAGAGTGCAATAAAA AAGAAGCCAAAGGGATAATCAAGGTAAAAGTGGACACAGAAGCCCAGAAAGTGAACAAAGAAAGAACAACTATCAGGGAAAACATCCAGGAAAGAACCAAAACAGTAGAGCAGGTACAACTGGAGAAGAATGACCAGAAGAAGGGGACGGACGCCAAGGAGAGTGACACCAAATCAAAGTTACCCACAACTGCTAAATTAGGTCTTTCAAAGGCACAAATTAACCTGGGTGCTTCTGAGAACAAAATTAGAATCAAAGGTTCCACAAAGACCACCGGCCCTACTGTTGGCCAAATTTTGTTGAAGCATGATGGAACAAATCAAGAGGAGCCCCGCAAAGGCAAAACTATGGTCTTTGGTGCTAAAAAGACTGAGTTTAAACTGGTCAAGGAAGGAACCATGGTTAAAACATATTCAAAATCGGATCACCTTAAAGATGAACCTCAAGCTAATATTACACAGAATGATGTAACAAATTTAAATGGAACAGCAAAATTTGCAACAATTCTTACCAGGATTAAGGCAACAAACAAAACTTTAGCTGGAAAAGACAGTAGGGAGCAATCTACGCTCATTGAAAAGAATTCAACTCAACCATCTGGGTCAAAgcagattaaaaagttaaaagtgGATACTGTAACTGTACACTCTGTTGATGgaaacactggaaaacagacaGGTACTGCAAACGTGCCTTCTGTTGAAGACATAAACACAGATGCTACTAAAACCGGACAAGGGAGATATCCAATAACTGATGTTAAAACTGGAAATACATCTACATCAGTGGTCTCTGTTGATGACAGAAAATCAGACGCTAGCAAGACCGGAAAGGGGAGGGATACTGCAACAGGGCACTCTGTGGATGGAAAGTCCGGAAAGGGGGGAGATACAATAACCTTGCATTCTGTTGATGGCAAGACTGGACAAGGCAGACATACTGCAAGTGCACACTCTGTTGACAGTAGAAACAGAGATGCTAGCAAGACCGGAAAAGGGAAGGATACCATAAAAGTTCATTCTGCTGATGCCAAGACTGAACAAGGCAGACATACTACAACTTTCCAGGCAGTTGAGGACAGAAACGCAGATGCTAGCAAGACTGGAAAATGGAGAACTACTAAAACTTTGCACTCAATTGATGGCAAGATTGTACAAGACAGCAATACCACAACTGTCCACTACGTGGATGGCAAGGCAGAACAAGGCAGACATACGACAACTGTGAACTCTGCTGATCGTAAGACTGAACAAGGTAGACATACTACAACTGTGCACTATGTTGACGACAGAAACACAGATGTTAGCAAGACTGGAAAAGGGAGAGATACAGTAGCAGAGCACTCTGTTGGTGGCAAGACTGGACAAGGCAGAGGTACTGGACAAGGCAGAGGTACTGTACACTCTGCTAACGGTAGGACTGCACAAGGCAGACATACTACAACTGTGCACTCTGTGGATGGAAAAGCAGAACAAGGCAGACATAGTACAAATGTGCACACTGCCGATGGCAAGAATGAACAAGGCAGACATACTACAATTGTTCACTctgttgatgacagaaacacaGATGCGAGCAAGATTGCAAAAGGGAGCGATACCATAGTGCATTCTGTTGATGGCAAGACTGGGAAAAACATAGACATCATAACAAGGCATACTGTTGGTGGCAAGACTGTGAAAGGCAGGGGTACTGTGCACTCTGTTGACGGCAGGACTGCACAAGGTAGACATACTACAGCTGTACACTCTGTGGATGGCAAGATTGACCAAGGTAAACATACGGCAACTATGCACTCTGTAGACAGCAGGAACACAGATGGTAACAAAACCGGACAAGGCAGAAATACCATAACAGTTCACTCTGTCGATGCCAAAACTGGAAAGGGAAAAGATATTTCAACTGTGCATTCCATCAATAACACAGATGCTAGCAAAAAAGGAAAGGGGACAGTCACTCTGAAGAGTCAATACTTAGTTAATGCCTCTGTCGCAGCCACTTCAGACAAAGCTCGAGTATCCCAGAGCCAAACAACTACCCATGGCGGCTCTATTAAAACTGCCACAAGGACAGGAGGATTAGGTTCTGTGAAGGTTGTAAACATCTCCTCCCACAGCTTCATCATTTCATGGTCAGCACCACAAGGAATGTTCAAGAAATTCACAGTGATCAGAAGAGAGCCGCAAACAGAAGGCGATGAGGAGGAGTATCAGGACTTTGAAGAGGAAGCTTttgagacagacaatatacacgcagaaaagaaaacaatggaGGTCCAGGTGCACAAGGAGAGCACGTCTTCTTCGAGTAAAGTTGTTGCATCAAGAAGTCAAGCAGAAACCAAGAGGATCATGCTGGTGGTGCCTGGCAGCGTGCGGTCAGTTGAGTTCAGTAACCTTCGCACTAACACCCGGTATGTCCTGGACATATACGGTACTACAGACGACAGAAGATCCAAGATTCACAGAGTTATTGCAACTACAG GTCCTGAGCCAGCCACAGATATGCTTTTCAGTAATATAACAGAGACATCACTTATGGTCTCCTGGTCCAAACCCAAGACAACAATCACAGGCTACACGATCACTTATACCCGCATTGTCACAG GTGAGACCCATTCAGTGAACTTGGACTCCCAGAAGACTCATGTGGTTCTTTCCAAGTTGTCCGCTGGATCGTCCTACATAATCACTGTTACCACTACACAAGGCAGACTCCAGAGTGATGCGCTTGTGTCCATTATCACCACAG TGCCTGCAGCGCCGACCCACCTCCAGGCCATCAATGTGACAGATACCAGAGCAGTGCTGCAATGGACTCCGAGCATGGGAAAGGTAGACCGTTTCATCATCAGCTACGAGTCCTCCAAGA CTCCTAATGTGACCGTGACAGTGATGGTGTCTGGAAACTCAGTGGAGCACCAGCTGAGAGGCCTGCAGAGAGGCACCGTGTACACAGTGAAAGTCCTGAGCCAGAAGGACAGTCTTCAGAGCGCAGCCATTACAACGTCTTTCAACACGGCCAATG TGGTCAAAGCCAGTGAAGTGGGTCCTCGCTCTGCTCTGATTGTTTGGAGAATTTCCACTGTGGTTTATCACACCTACAGACTGACCTACCAAGTAGTAGGAGAGGAGGCAAAG GAGCTTATCCTGGAGCCCATCATCACAGAGTATAAACTGACAGGGCTGTTACCCATGTCACGCTATAATGTTCTGGTAGAAGGCGAGAGAGATGGACATTACACATCAATTGTAACCACCGAATTCATCACAG GGAGGCTGCGTTTCCCCTACCCGACTGAGTGCTCTCAGGAGCTGCTGAATGGAGCTCTTCAATCAGGGGAGGTGGACATCTACCCTCAGGGGAAGGAGGGCCAGGTCTTCAGAGTCTACTGCGACATGGAGGCTGATGGAGGCGGTTGGACG GTGTTTCAAAGAAGAATGAGTGGAAAGACAGACTTCTACAGAACCTGGAGTGAATACAGAGCCGGCTTTGGAAACCTCAGTGAAGAGTTCTGGCTCG GAAATGAGATTCTGCACAACTTGACCAGCATCGGTCCTGTGAGTTTGAGGGTAGACCTGCAATCCAGAAATGAAACGGCTTATGCTCACTACGCCAACTTTTCCATTGATTCTGAGGAGAATAATTTTGCCCTCATGGTGTCTGGATATACAGGAACAGCAG GTGACTCTATGAGGTACCACAATGACCGTCCATTCTCAACCCGGGATAAGGACCCTGACTCTTTGGGGATCCACTGTTCTCGGGCCTACATGGGAGGCTGGTGGTATAAAAATTGCTACAAAGCCAACCTCAACGGGCTTTATGGCATCAACACTAATAATCAG GGAGTGGTGTGGATAGACTGGAAAGGTAAAGACTCCTCCATTCCCTTGACCGAGATGAAGTTCAGACCGTCCAGGTTCTCTCCTGCGACACATGGCTAA